A genomic region of Bernardetia sp. ABR2-2B contains the following coding sequences:
- a CDS encoding pseudouridine synthase, whose translation MRYFIIYKPYGMICQFSKEGDKATLADLAFDFPKNVYPLGRLDTDSEGLLILTDDKKLNHKLLNPSFKHERTYYVQVDGQIHKEAIKQLEEGIVIRIKKKDYFTSPAKAESISEPTLPPRNPPVRYRASIPTSWISLTLTEGKNRQVRHMTAAVKFPTLRLVRYSIEGLELGEMQSGDIIELSGTEVYTKLGMKVKE comes from the coding sequence ATGCGTTATTTCATTATTTACAAACCCTACGGAATGATTTGTCAGTTTTCAAAAGAAGGCGACAAGGCAACACTTGCCGATTTGGCTTTTGATTTTCCTAAAAATGTCTATCCACTTGGCAGACTAGATACTGATAGTGAAGGATTATTAATTCTGACCGATGATAAAAAACTTAATCACAAACTCCTAAATCCTAGCTTCAAACACGAACGCACTTATTATGTGCAAGTAGATGGACAAATTCATAAGGAAGCAATAAAGCAATTAGAAGAAGGAATAGTTATTCGTATCAAGAAAAAAGATTATTTTACAAGCCCAGCAAAGGCTGAATCTATTTCAGAACCCACACTTCCACCACGTAATCCACCTGTTCGTTACCGTGCTTCTATCCCAACTTCTTGGATTTCACTTACTTTGACAGAAGGGAAAAATAGACAGGTAAGACACATGACAGCAGCCGTAAAATTCCCAACATTGCGTTTGGTGCGTTATTCTATTGAAGGTCTTGAATTAGGAGAAATGCAGTCTGGAGATATAATAGAGCTTTCTGGAACAGAAGTTTATACAAAACTAGGAATGAAGGTCAAAGAATAA
- a CDS encoding TIGR00266 family protein yields the protein MKSHEIDYKIIGNDIQIVEVELDPNETVIAEAGAMLYMEENINFETKMGDGSEPEQGIFGKLMSAGARMITGESLFMTHFTQRGSGKGKVAFAAPYPGTVTPVQLASCNNRTLIVQKDSFLCAALGAKISVHLNKRFGSGFFGGEGFIMQKLQGDGMVFFHAGGTVIEKELKGGTLKVDTGCIVAFEEGVTMDIKKAGDLKSMFFGGEGLFLATLSGTGKVWLQSMPLSKLVQALSPMSKAVSKTTSLGGILGGD from the coding sequence ATGAAATCACATGAAATAGATTATAAAATTATCGGAAACGATATTCAGATTGTAGAAGTAGAATTAGACCCAAATGAAACCGTTATTGCAGAAGCTGGTGCAATGCTCTATATGGAAGAAAATATAAACTTCGAAACCAAAATGGGTGATGGTTCAGAACCCGAGCAAGGCATTTTTGGAAAACTTATGTCAGCAGGTGCAAGGATGATAACTGGTGAATCTCTTTTTATGACTCACTTTACGCAACGAGGAAGTGGAAAAGGAAAGGTCGCTTTTGCAGCACCTTACCCTGGAACGGTTACACCTGTTCAACTTGCTTCTTGTAATAATCGCACCTTGATTGTACAGAAAGATAGTTTTCTTTGTGCTGCTTTGGGTGCAAAAATTTCTGTTCATTTAAACAAACGCTTTGGTTCTGGCTTTTTTGGTGGCGAAGGCTTTATTATGCAAAAACTACAAGGCGATGGAATGGTATTTTTTCACGCTGGAGGAACTGTCATTGAAAAAGAATTAAAAGGAGGAACGTTGAAAGTAGATACAGGCTGTATTGTTGCTTTTGAGGAAGGAGTTACGATGGATATTAAAAAAGCAGGAGATTTAAAATCAATGTTTTTTGGTGGCGAAGGTTTATTTTTGGCTACACTCTCTGGAACTGGAAAAGTTTGGTTACAATCAATGCCTCTTTCAAAACTCGTTCAGGCTCTTTCTCCGATGAGTAAAGCTGTTTCGAAAACAACTTCTTTAGGTGGAATATTAGGAGGAGATTAA
- the ffh gene encoding signal recognition particle protein yields the protein MLDNLTARLDKAMKSLKGEGKITEVNVATTIKEIRRALVDADVDYKVAKAVTDEIKDEAYGREVLIAVKPGELFTKIVYDKLTALMGGERKEMNLSGNPSIILVAGLNGAGKTTFTAKLANHLKKQGRQVLLAACDIYRPAAIEQLQTLASQIDIEVYAEPENKNPVQIAENAIKHGKSNGKKIIIVDTAGRLAIDESLMTEIAEMKKVLNPTETLFVVDAMTGQDAVTTAKIFNDRINYDGVVLTKLDGDSRGGAALSISRVVDKPIKFIGTSEKMDGIDAFYPDRMAQRILGMGDVLSLVDRMQQAYDEDEARRINKKIRKNQFDFNDFISQIEQIKKMGNIKDLVGMLPGIGSKMKDFEIDDDAFRPIEAIINSMTDHEKANPDVLDGSRRRRLAAGSGRTIQEVNNLIKQFGEMRKMMRKMNQFQGAGGSKKLAKMMKGKR from the coding sequence ATGTTAGATAATTTAACAGCCCGATTAGACAAAGCCATGAAATCGCTGAAAGGCGAGGGGAAAATTACAGAAGTAAACGTAGCAACGACAATCAAAGAAATTCGTCGTGCTTTGGTAGATGCCGATGTAGATTATAAGGTAGCAAAAGCCGTTACAGACGAAATAAAAGATGAAGCCTATGGACGTGAAGTTCTTATTGCCGTAAAACCAGGGGAACTTTTCACTAAAATTGTTTATGATAAACTGACAGCTTTGATGGGTGGAGAGAGGAAAGAAATGAATCTTTCTGGTAATCCTTCTATTATTTTGGTGGCTGGTCTGAATGGTGCTGGTAAAACTACTTTTACTGCAAAACTTGCAAATCATCTCAAAAAGCAAGGTCGTCAAGTTCTTTTGGCAGCCTGTGATATTTACCGTCCTGCTGCCATTGAGCAGTTACAAACACTTGCTTCACAGATAGATATTGAAGTATATGCAGAGCCTGAAAATAAAAATCCTGTTCAGATTGCAGAAAATGCTATCAAACACGGTAAAAGTAATGGTAAAAAAATAATCATTGTAGATACGGCTGGTCGTTTGGCAATTGATGAATCTCTAATGACAGAGATTGCAGAAATGAAAAAAGTCTTGAATCCTACCGAAACTTTGTTTGTGGTAGATGCAATGACAGGTCAAGATGCCGTTACGACTGCAAAAATATTCAACGACCGTATTAATTATGATGGTGTTGTTCTTACGAAATTAGATGGTGATTCTCGTGGTGGTGCTGCCCTTTCTATTAGTAGAGTGGTGGATAAGCCAATTAAGTTTATCGGTACGAGTGAAAAAATGGATGGAATAGATGCTTTCTATCCAGACCGTATGGCACAGCGTATTTTGGGAATGGGTGATGTTCTTTCACTTGTTGATCGTATGCAACAAGCTTATGATGAAGATGAAGCAAGAAGAATCAATAAGAAAATCCGTAAAAACCAATTTGATTTCAACGATTTTATTTCTCAAATCGAACAAATCAAAAAAATGGGTAATATCAAAGATTTGGTAGGAATGTTACCAGGAATTGGCTCAAAAATGAAAGATTTTGAAATCGATGATGATGCGTTCCGTCCTATCGAAGCAATTATTAATTCAATGACTGACCACGAAAAAGCAAATCCAGATGTATTAGATGGAAGTCGTCGTCGTCGTTTGGCTGCTGGTAGTGGACGTACAATTCAAGAAGTAAACAACCTTATCAAACAGTTTGGCGAAATGCGTAAAATGATGCGTAAAATGAACCAATTCCAAGGTGCAGGTGGAAGTAAAAAATTAGCCAAAATGATGAAAGGCAAAAGATAA
- a CDS encoding TlpA family protein disulfide reductase, translating to MKKQNFIYSFVISLLSIFFLSFVVNSNQISIKNNSVVTPIDKNQLIELTQKDDDSLFIINFWATWCAPCVRELPYFNTANKKYTDKISMKLISMDFDDQLEKRVIPFFERKNFEDYAMDKYLITSMDYDNWMPKIDKDWSGSIPATLFYNKAKNIRYFHEGDYNEEELYHTIDSLLAL from the coding sequence ATGAAAAAACAAAACTTTATCTATTCTTTTGTAATCTCTTTACTGAGCATTTTCTTCCTTTCTTTTGTGGTAAATTCTAATCAAATTTCTATAAAAAATAATAGTGTAGTTACTCCAATAGATAAAAATCAGCTTATTGAGCTTACTCAAAAAGATGATGATTCGCTTTTTATAATTAATTTTTGGGCTACTTGGTGCGCTCCCTGTGTGCGTGAACTTCCTTATTTTAATACTGCAAACAAGAAATATACTGATAAAATTTCGATGAAACTTATCAGTATGGATTTTGATGACCAGTTGGAAAAACGAGTAATTCCATTTTTCGAACGAAAAAACTTTGAAGATTATGCAATGGATAAGTATCTTATTACGTCTATGGATTATGACAACTGGATGCCTAAGATAGACAAAGACTGGTCAGGTTCTATTCCTGCAACGCTTTTTTATAATAAGGCAAAAAACATTCGTTATTTTCATGAAGGCGATTATAATGAAGAAGAATTATATCATACGATTGATTCGCTTTTGGCGTTATAA
- a CDS encoding thioredoxin family protein, with product MNYNKIFTSLSMLVAVFAITFLFTAATDKNGYTVGDEATDFNLKNIDGEMVSLAGIEEAKGYIVTFTCNHCPYAKLYEDRLIELHNQYAEKGYPVVAINPNVMTKDDDSFEMMIERAAEKEFPFVYLSDEDQSIAKAYGATKTPHVYVLSKNDGKLKVEYIGAIDDNAKSADEVTETYVLDAVDALLAGKKVRKKEAKAVGCSIKWKK from the coding sequence ATGAATTACAACAAAATTTTTACTTCTCTTTCTATGTTAGTAGCAGTTTTTGCTATTACATTTTTATTTACTGCTGCAACTGACAAAAATGGTTATACTGTTGGCGATGAAGCAACAGACTTTAACCTCAAAAATATTGATGGCGAAATGGTTTCTCTTGCTGGAATAGAAGAGGCAAAGGGTTATATTGTTACCTTTACGTGTAACCACTGTCCGTATGCAAAATTATATGAAGACCGTTTGATTGAACTGCACAATCAATATGCAGAAAAAGGCTATCCAGTAGTTGCTATCAACCCAAATGTAATGACAAAAGACGATGATAGTTTTGAAATGATGATCGAACGTGCAGCAGAAAAAGAATTTCCATTTGTTTATCTTTCTGATGAAGACCAAAGTATTGCAAAAGCATACGGAGCTACCAAAACACCTCACGTTTATGTATTGAGCAAAAATGATGGAAAACTAAAAGTAGAATATATTGGTGCGATTGATGATAATGCGAAAAGTGCTGATGAAGTTACAGAAACATACGTATTAGATGCAGTAGATGCACTTTTAGCTGGTAAAAAAGTAAGAAAAAAAGAAGCTAAAGCTGTTGGTTGTTCTATTAAATGGAAAAAGTAA